The window TTCTCTTACAGTCAAATACTTTTTGATACCATTTTGCACTCTCATTAACATCCTTCACGGCTAATATCGGGTCAATTTTAGTCATTGTTCAATCTGGATTTCAATCACGTATGATGTTATTGAATTTATTTTTACGCCTTTTGCTCCTTTAAATCTGTAAAAGTCCGAAAAAGCATATTTCTTCCCGTTTTGCATTGTCATAATTCCGTTAGCGGCTCCTTCTTTTCCGTGTGATAAAACTTGGCTAATTGTTAACTCGGCCGCTTTTTCAGATTTCATTTGTTCTAATTCCCCGGTAAATTTTTCTTTTCCCTCTATTTTTTTGTCTCCAATTATATTCCAAACAATTTCATCCGTTACGTTTTCAGTAATAAACTTCATGTCTCCTTTTGCAAAAGCAATATTGAAGTCTTTTAGAAATTCCATTTTCGGCGAGTTCCCACAATTTGGACTTGAAATAATTTTTGTCATTTGCTAAATGTTTGATTTCTTCAGTTCGATTTTCAGCTTGTTGCCAATGTTAAATGTATAGAGTTATAAGGGGTTCGGACTTCAAATCTGTCGAGATATCACCCAGAGTTGACGCGAATGATACCACTCACAAACCATAGAAACCCTTATGTACTATCCCCATTGTGCCTGTTGCACAAGTTAGCAAAATTTGATACAGGGCAGATAATCTCCTTTCATTAGCTGCTTATAGTGTAGTATGTAAGGTAAAAAACAGTATCGGGAGAAGTTGTTCCATCATTTAAAAAGCACACTAAAAGTGGAGCGGCAAGTATGCAAGATGCGAGTTTTTCTTTAAAAGGGATCATACAACGTATTTTACTTCTTTTTAAACCATTCGATGTTAGCTTACAACTAAATTATACCACAAAATAAAAGCCCTTAAAAGGGCTTATTTGGATCTTGTATTTATACAATTAATGGGCTGTGCAACGGTTATCGGTGTTGTGAGCTGTTATTTTTTTGATAAGTATTTTTCTAATCGGCCTATAATACTACCCTTTCCATAACCACTCCACTTGTCAATTATAATTCCTTCAGGGTTAATTAGCACAAAAGTTGGAATCCCTTGAATTCCATATTTTATGGACGTTTCACTATATCTGCCTTTCCCGTCCCAAATACTATTCCAAGTTACTTTGTCTCTCTCTAAGGATTTTAGCCAAACATCTTTTTTAGGGTCTTGGGTGAAACTGACTATTTTTAAAAAGTCAGAATACTTACTGTTGATTTCAATTAATTCATCTGCTGCTTGAATACAAGGGCCACAATAGGCAGCCGTAAAGTCAAGAAGGGTGTATTCACCTCTAATATTTGAAAACTTAACCTGTTCGCCCTTTTGATTTATTCCTTCAAAATCGTGAAATTTATCTCCAATTTTAGCAATATTCTCTCTAAGAAATACTTCAACGACTTTGGCATATTTGCTTTCTTTTATTTGAGTTGTATAATTTTCAAATATTTTCCGTATTGTGTCTTTTGGTAATTGATTTTTTAAATAGCCAAGTTCTATTACACTTGTATAAGTGTCAGGATGTGATTTTATATAGTTAATTCGTGAAACCTGTGTAATACTATCTATTTTTCCAATTTCCCTCCAAATTTCTGCTCCTATTTCTTGTTGCTTATCTTGTGGAAGTTTCATAAATGATTTTACCAAAGAATCTCTTTTTATGTTGTTTTCTTTTGTAAGACTTTGAGAGTAGTTAAAATCCTCTTGAGTTTTTGAACCTTTAATTTTTACGTTCCAAGGAAAGTCAGATATATCTCCTTTAACTGTAATGTTGTCATTTCCAATCAGAAGATTTGTATATACGAATTTTTTGTCAACGGTAGTATTTAACCAAATCTGTTCAGGTGGACTAGATAGATAACCTTCAAATTTAAAACTGCCATTTTCTACTATTGTGCTATCAAAAACGGCATCAGTAGCCAAGTTTCTTAAATAAAATTTAGTTCCATCCGGAAATCCACTTACTTGTCCTAAAATTGTGAATTTGTTTTCTTTTTCATTACAAGCATTTATAAAAACAATAAAGCTTGCAAATAAAATTAATTTGATTGATATTCTCATTTTGTTTTGTTCGGGTTTGTATTCCATAATGGCTCACAACGGTTTGGCTATGATTTCGGCGTGGAATCGTCCGCAGGACTATTCAGCAGAGAAATCAGCTTAAATATATGTTTTACTTTTTGTTTTCGTACTGTCGCTGCGCTGAATTATCCCCATTCTACCTGTTACGCAAGTTAGCAAAATTTGATACAGGGCTGATAATCTCCTTTCATTAGCTGCTTATAGTGTAGTATGTAAGGTAAAAAACAGTATCGGGAGAAGTTGTTCCATCATTTAAAAAGCACACTAAAAGTGGAGCGGCAAGTATGCAAGATGCGAGTTTTTCTTTAAAAGGGATCATACGACGTATTTTACTTCTTTTTAAACCATTCGATGTTAGCTTACAACTAAATTATACCACAAAATAAAAGCCCTTAAAAGGGCTTATTTGGATCTTGTTTTTATAAAATTAGGGATGTGTGCAACGGTTACCATCTTTGTTGGCAACTGCTATTTTTAGTAAATATTAATACTTCTGTAGCTATAAAATCCACTACTATTATCCAAAATAGATTCGGTTTTCGTGTTTACATTTATTTTATATAAAGTTCCAATGTCCACTAAAACTTCATTGGTTTCACTCAAATAAATAATTTCCGAGTCAGAAAAAGAGTTTAGATTATCAAACTCTTTTAATATTTCTATTTCTTGTCCATTATTTATATTTACTTCAACGATTCCATAAAAAGTAAACTCTCCCAGATTTGGGTCATAGGTTCTCTTAACTGCAAATATTCGACCATTCCTACCAACAGTAATTGATTCATAATGATTAATATTCACGGTTTTTTTAGTCCCTGAATTAGCATTAATTTTTATTAATTGGTCAATCGCATTAGAAACAAAAGAAGTTCTTCTGGGAATTAATAATTCATTTGTGTCGTATGAATATAATATTCCAGATATACCTGTTTTGTCATTACTTGGAGCACTTTCTATTGCTTCAAATATTTCTATAGTTGACATTTTTGATGCGTTTTCTGGATCAATTTCCACTAAATTTATTGATTTAAGTTCAGTATTATCAACAATGCGTTCAAAACCAAACAATTTTCCATTTCCAGCAATTATTGTACTATAATTTTCTGAACTAATGGTAATTTCTTCTCTAGTATCAATATTGACTTTTATTATTTGAGGCCCAATCCCATTTTCATAAACATTTCTTCTGATGAACAATTGATTAGTTGTGTTAAAATATGTAAAATCGAAATCAACGCTAGCTTGCATTGGTTCAAAATCTAAAAATGTTGAAATTGATAATCCTCTATCAGGATTTACTTCAACGATTTTTAAATCACTACCCATTCCGTCAATTGCTAATAATTTGCTTTTCGATTGACTTGGGGTGTTTTCGTTTCCGTCGTCATTACTACAGTTGAATAGTAATAGAGATAATGTAATTAAGAGTGTGCTTTTAAGGTAAGATTTTAGTTTTTTTGATTCTGTTTGTTTCATAATTTTATTTGGGTTTCAGTGAGGCATAGTTGTTGCCAACGTTGATGTATATGAAGCGTTGTGACCGAATGGGAGCTATGATTTTATATACAATGTTGTAGGTAGCTTCTATTTTAGCCATGAAGGTTGAGACCCATTATCAATAATTTTCTTTAATAATGAGCCATCCTTGTTCATCAAATAGAGATCAAAATACTTTTCTGTTTCCGATGCAAAAATGACTTTGGAGCCATCTGGAGACCAGCAAGGGTTCCAGTCGGCAACCTCGTTGAATGTCAGCCGTTGTTGATTAGAACCATTTATATTCATAACATAAATTTCTTGATTCCCATCCCTGTCCGAAATAAAAACTATTTGCTTGCCATTGGGAGAAGCCCTAGGTTCCCAATCTTCTGCAGTATTATTGGTTAACATCATGATTTTACTACCGTCACTATTGGCAATGCAAATTTCACTGTTTGGGCTTTTGGAGTGAAAAAGTATTCGTCCATCTTGCAAAAAACTTGGTGAAACACCGCTTAGTTCTTTTATTTGGGTTAATTGACTACCATCAGAATTTATAACCCAGATTTCTTCATGCCAAACATTTTCTGAATCTTGATATTCTCTTGCGAAAGCTATTTTTGTTCCATCTGGAGACCATGCAGGAGAACTGTCCCATTTATTTTTATCATTAGTTAATCGTTTCCGATTTGTACCATCAATATTCATAGTATGGATGGACCATGTTTTATTTTCATCGTATTTTGCATAGAAAGCGATCTGTTTTCCGTCAGGTGACCATTCAGGGTAGCCGTGATCACCTGAATAATTTGTAATATTAATTTTAGATTTTCCTTCGGTATCGGTCAGAAGAATTTCTCTATTATTTGATTCTTTCGATGAATAGGCAATCCTATGTTCTTTTTCGTTACAAGACGAAAGAATAGTAAATGAAACCAGTGGTAGAAACATTCTTAAAATTCTAAATTTTGGTATCGGTATTTTCATTTTATTTCTAGTTTAAAAATTACCTACAATGGTTCGTGTATGGTTTGTTGCGTTGGTTTGGTCACTAATTTAGCAAATAAAACTGGCAATAGTTCAGCGCGAGGATTTTCCAAAAAGGAAAATCAGAAGCAATGAATTATCCCCATTGTACCTGTTACGCAAGTTAGCAAAATTTGATACAGGGCTGATAATCTCCTTTCATTAGCTGCTTATAGTGTAGTATGCAAGGTAAAAACAGTATCGGGAAAAGTTGTTCCATCATTTAAAAAGCACACTAAAAGTGGAGCGGCAAGTATGCAAGATGCGAGTTTTTCTTTAAAAGGGATCATACAACGTATTTCACACCTTTTTAAGCCATTCAATGTTAGCTTACAACTAGACGATACCACAAAGTAAAAGCCCTTAAAAGGGCTTGTTGAGATCCTGTTTTTATACAATTAATGGGCTGTGCAACGGTGACCGATATTGGCTGACTTATTTTTTTCATTGAGATTTAGTTCAAGGATTTCTCCAGGCAGTCCATCAAAGTCTTTAAACTCTTTTGAATTGAAACCATTATTTGTCAAAATTTTCCTTGATGGTATGTTCTTGGGGTCGATTATTGCAAAAATTCGTTTTATAGAATTTTGCCTTCTACCTATTTCGATTAACTTTTTTCCGACTAATGTTGCAATTCCCTTTCTCCAATATTCAGGCAAAACCATATATCCAAGTTCTGCCTCTTCATCGTTGGTTTCTTTTATTTCCAATTTTGCTAATCCCAAAAACTCATTTGTTTCTGCTTTGAGGATTTTGAAGTTTCCAAAGTTTGGTTGAAGTTTATTGTTTTCTAACAGTATTTTAAAATCTTTCTTGGCTTCTTTCAGCCCAATTGCTCTTTCGGTAATCATTTCCATTACCTTTTCATTGCTTACTAACTGAAAATACTTGTCAAAGTCTGATTTTGTGAATTTTTCTAATTTTATTTCCATAAATTTTCTTCAATGTTTGTTTCCTGTATGGCCGTGTTATACAACGTTATTTATTCATCATCAAGGATCATACTTGCAATTTGTACATTCATTTGATTTGAACTGATTGTCCAGTTTAAAGAGCCATTGGTTAACACAATCACAATAACCTTTTCATTGGTTTGTTCATTCCAATAATACATGAAAGAGGAAATTCCAGCACCGCCATGTCTAGCCGTTCTATAACCATCTTGAAGCTTATATGATTCCCAACCTAATCTAAAATAGCTATCTTTTCCGTTGTTTAACTTTACAGGTGTCCAAATTTCTTTGAGTTGTTTTTCTGTTAAGATCTTTTCTTTTTGAATGGCTTGGAACCACTTTATCAAATCTCCTATAGTGATATTTAATCCAGTATAAGCAGTAACTATCCGAGCCTTTCTCCTAACAAGAAGATCTTTTTCAA of the Zhouia spongiae genome contains:
- a CDS encoding DUF5050 domain-containing protein produces the protein MKIPIPKFRILRMFLPLVSFTILSSCNEKEHRIAYSSKESNNREILLTDTEGKSKINITNYSGDHGYPEWSPDGKQIAFYAKYDENKTWSIHTMNIDGTNRKRLTNDKNKWDSSPAWSPDGTKIAFAREYQDSENVWHEEIWVINSDGSQLTQIKELSGVSPSFLQDGRILFHSKSPNSEICIANSDGSKIMMLTNNTAEDWEPRASPNGKQIVFISDRDGNQEIYVMNINGSNQQRLTFNEVADWNPCWSPDGSKVIFASETEKYFDLYLMNKDGSLLKKIIDNGSQPSWLK
- a CDS encoding serine hydrolase: MVEKDLLVRRKARIVTAYTGLNITIGDLIKWFQAIQKEKILTEKQLKEIWTPVKLNNGKDSYFRLGWESYKLQDGYRTARHGGAGISSFMYYWNEQTNEKVIVIVLTNGSLNWTISSNQMNVQIASMILDDE
- a CDS encoding GNAT family N-acetyltransferase; translated protein: MEIKLEKFTKSDFDKYFQLVSNEKVMEMITERAIGLKEAKKDFKILLENNKLQPNFGNFKILKAETNEFLGLAKLEIKETNDEEAELGYMVLPEYWRKGIATLVGKKLIEIGRRQNSIKRIFAIIDPKNIPSRKILTNNGFNSKEFKDFDGLPGEILELNLNEKNKSANIGHRCTAH
- a CDS encoding putative HNHc nuclease, whose protein sequence is MKQTESKKLKSYLKSTLLITLSLLLFNCSNDDGNENTPSQSKSKLLAIDGMGSDLKIVEVNPDRGLSISTFLDFEPMQASVDFDFTYFNTTNQLFIRRNVYENGIGPQIIKVNIDTREEITISSENYSTIIAGNGKLFGFERIVDNTELKSINLVEIDPENASKMSTIEIFEAIESAPSNDKTGISGILYSYDTNELLIPRRTSFVSNAIDQLIKINANSGTKKTVNINHYESITVGRNGRIFAVKRTYDPNLGEFTFYGIVEVNINNGQEIEILKEFDNLNSFSDSEIIYLSETNEVLVDIGTLYKINVNTKTESILDNSSGFYSYRSINIY
- a CDS encoding TlpA disulfide reductase family protein codes for the protein MEYKPEQNKMRISIKLILFASFIVFINACNEKENKFTILGQVSGFPDGTKFYLRNLATDAVFDSTIVENGSFKFEGYLSSPPEQIWLNTTVDKKFVYTNLLIGNDNITVKGDISDFPWNVKIKGSKTQEDFNYSQSLTKENNIKRDSLVKSFMKLPQDKQQEIGAEIWREIGKIDSITQVSRINYIKSHPDTYTSVIELGYLKNQLPKDTIRKIFENYTTQIKESKYAKVVEVFLRENIAKIGDKFHDFEGINQKGEQVKFSNIRGEYTLLDFTAAYCGPCIQAADELIEINSKYSDFLKIVSFTQDPKKDVWLKSLERDKVTWNSIWDGKGRYSETSIKYGIQGIPTFVLINPEGIIIDKWSGYGKGSIIGRLEKYLSKK
- a CDS encoding nuclear transport factor 2 family protein, which codes for MTKIISSPNCGNSPKMEFLKDFNIAFAKGDMKFITENVTDEIVWNIIGDKKIEGKEKFTGELEQMKSEKAAELTISQVLSHGKEGAANGIMTMQNGKKYAFSDFYRFKGAKGVKINSITSYVIEIQIEQ